The following proteins are co-located in the Lentibacillus sp. JNUCC-1 genome:
- a CDS encoding MBL fold metallo-hydrolase: MLEHLGVQSVRLDLPFRLNHVNCFLAEGENGWTVIDTGLHNEQTASRWEKELAGKDVTNILLTHYHPDHFGYAGQLQQKTGAKLAMTQIDEQAAQMAWDMDFLNTLAENYKVAAIPEDIAGQMIENTKAFVPRVTPYPAVHHHFEEGEKVVIGRYVYEVIFTPGHSDGLITFYNKEQRVLFSTDHILPKITPNISYWFHGDPNPLATYLASLEKMKKLDAELVIPSHGRPFYGANDRIDEIMAHHEQRLDQTLTAVGKSSRVYDVCQKLFPKELTIHETRFAIGETLSHLEYLRAKGELGRHTQDGQWVYLK, encoded by the coding sequence ATGCTCGAACATTTAGGCGTACAATCCGTTCGGCTGGATTTGCCTTTCCGACTCAATCATGTGAATTGTTTTCTTGCGGAAGGGGAGAATGGCTGGACCGTGATCGATACCGGTTTACATAACGAACAAACGGCAAGCAGATGGGAAAAGGAATTGGCGGGAAAAGACGTCACGAATATCTTGCTCACACACTATCACCCCGACCACTTTGGATATGCAGGCCAGTTGCAGCAAAAGACGGGAGCCAAATTGGCCATGACACAAATAGATGAGCAGGCGGCACAAATGGCATGGGACATGGACTTCCTCAATACACTTGCGGAGAATTACAAGGTGGCGGCGATCCCCGAAGACATTGCTGGTCAAATGATTGAAAATACCAAAGCGTTCGTGCCGCGTGTCACGCCTTATCCGGCGGTCCATCACCATTTCGAGGAAGGGGAAAAGGTCGTCATTGGCCGCTATGTGTATGAGGTGATCTTTACCCCTGGACATTCGGATGGTTTGATTACTTTTTATAACAAAGAGCAGCGGGTGTTGTTTTCAACAGATCATATTTTACCGAAAATCACTCCGAACATTTCATACTGGTTCCACGGGGATCCGAATCCGCTGGCAACCTATCTGGCTTCCCTTGAAAAAATGAAAAAGCTGGATGCTGAGCTGGTCATACCATCACATGGCAGGCCCTTTTACGGGGCGAACGACCGGATCGATGAGATCATGGCCCACCACGAACAGCGGCTCGATCAAACACTGACAGCTGTTGGAAAGTCGAGCCGTGTATATGATGTATGCCAGAAATTATTTCCCAAAGAACTGACCATCCATGAAACCCGCTTTGCCATCGGGGAAACCCTTTCGCACCTGGAATACTTGCGGGCAAAAGGGGAACTCGGGCGCCATACGCAAGACGGACAGTGGGTTTATCTGAAATAG
- a CDS encoding DUF4177 domain-containing protein, translating into MYEYKFEKVELKGFFTKPQEDHHEIIREHAKDGWRLVQIFAPSTSSYGMASYFELIFEREVQ; encoded by the coding sequence ATGTATGAGTACAAGTTTGAAAAGGTTGAGTTAAAAGGATTCTTCACGAAACCTCAAGAGGATCATCACGAAATCATACGTGAACATGCAAAAGACGGCTGGAGATTGGTTCAGATTTTTGCGCCTAGCACAAGCTCCTATGGCATGGCGAGTTATTTTGAGCTGATTTTTGAAAGAGAAGTTCAGTAG
- a CDS encoding NAD(P)-dependent oxidoreductase has product MNILLLGATGRVGGSVLDKMLQDGHHVVAVVRSPEKLSTQHANLQVIEGDVLDMATLEQAMSVCPIEVVFCALNTDKNNTLSRYTPNMIRLMNAHHIHRYRTNERESPFLQVWDESEYIKT; this is encoded by the coding sequence TTGAATATTCTTTTGTTAGGTGCGACCGGGCGAGTTGGTGGGAGTGTTTTGGATAAAATGCTGCAAGACGGCCATCATGTTGTCGCCGTTGTCCGTTCGCCAGAGAAGTTATCAACCCAACACGCGAATCTCCAGGTAATTGAGGGGGATGTGCTTGATATGGCAACGCTGGAACAGGCTATGTCAGTCTGTCCGATCGAAGTTGTTTTCTGCGCGTTGAACACAGACAAAAATAACACCCTATCCAGATACACACCAAATATGATCCGCCTTATGAATGCACACCACATCCATCGTTACCGTACTAATGAGCGGGAAAGCCCATTCCTTCAGGTGTGGGATGAGAGCGAATATATTAAGACATGA
- a CDS encoding ABC transporter ATP-binding protein, whose product MTPHVLLKNVQKSFKNETVLEDISLSIPEGQLFGLLGPSGSGKTTLVKVMIGLLEPTSGMVMIAGKKIPSLKVMKDIGYMAQADALYTDLTARQNLAFFAGVYGIPGKKRKARIREVAQIVDLESNLDKRLEQFSGGMLRRMSLAVALLNDPKLLILDEPTVGIDPVLRASIWKDLKALQEKGTTIIITTHVMDEAEKCDNLALLRDGYAIAQGSPSELKQKSHQSTLEEAFLHFGQGNWTPTGKS is encoded by the coding sequence ATGACACCACATGTCCTTCTCAAAAATGTTCAAAAGTCTTTCAAAAACGAAACGGTCCTAGAAGACATTTCGCTTTCCATTCCGGAAGGTCAGCTGTTCGGCCTGCTAGGTCCATCTGGTTCGGGCAAAACAACGCTTGTAAAAGTCATGATTGGTCTGCTTGAGCCAACGAGTGGGATGGTGATGATCGCGGGAAAGAAGATTCCGAGTCTGAAAGTGATGAAGGATATTGGCTACATGGCCCAGGCTGATGCCCTATATACAGATTTGACCGCTCGGCAGAACCTCGCCTTTTTTGCGGGGGTGTATGGCATTCCGGGTAAAAAACGCAAGGCGCGGATCAGGGAGGTCGCGCAGATTGTGGATCTTGAAAGCAATCTTGATAAACGACTGGAGCAATTTTCTGGTGGGATGCTTAGACGGATGTCACTGGCAGTGGCGCTTTTAAACGATCCGAAGCTGTTGATTTTAGATGAGCCGACAGTTGGGATTGACCCTGTGCTCAGGGCGTCGATCTGGAAGGATCTGAAGGCGCTGCAGGAGAAAGGGACCACGATAATCATCACAACGCATGTGATGGATGAAGCTGAAAAATGTGACAACCTAGCGTTGCTGCGGGACGGATATGCCATTGCTCAAGGCTCCCCGAGCGAATTGAAGCAAAAGAGTCATCAATCAACACTGGAAGAGGCTTTCCTCCATTTTGGCCAAGGGAACTGGACGCCAACAGGGAAATCATAA
- a CDS encoding DUF2200 domain-containing protein, whose amino-acid sequence MAKHKIYTMPFADVYPHYIAKAEKKGRSKAEVDEIIHWLTGYDQGDLDVQLENQTDFETFITDAPQLNPARKKIKGVICGVRVEEIEEAIMQEIRYMDKLIDELAKGKSMEKILR is encoded by the coding sequence TTGGCTAAGCACAAAATCTACACCATGCCTTTTGCTGATGTTTATCCGCATTACATTGCAAAGGCAGAGAAAAAGGGACGCTCGAAAGCAGAAGTCGATGAAATTATCCATTGGCTGACGGGGTATGATCAAGGGGACTTGGATGTACAATTAGAGAACCAGACTGATTTTGAGACTTTTATTACGGACGCCCCACAATTGAATCCAGCACGAAAAAAGATCAAAGGAGTGATTTGCGGTGTTCGGGTGGAAGAGATTGAAGAAGCGATCATGCAGGAAATCCGCTACATGGACAAGCTGATCGATGAACTCGCCAAAGGAAAATCGATGGAAAAGATTTTGCGATAA
- a CDS encoding SEC-C metal-binding domain-containing protein, with translation MSKNRSIIDQKDFKNMLAAIEGMKEDAAKREALLLWRKIHSPIRLDEALARLTKDELTNIRQQLDIQRASSLRKAELIALLTDAIQGRFESILARLDIDAYRMIEKAAHHGGALAAANFEISQLRFLGTYGVMFTGEDEGDKLVVLPSELVALFHEIDHARVKDRVQRNTEWIHMTQGLLYFYGTLSTAQLIEKVTQYSSYDMDEMDFLKVIHDAKSCYEYIKFDENGVSYREVNDPEHIAYTHRTREDVPFYPFTREELLRAGVPGYVDRNKSYRQFFEFLTGHYDINNDEADTLLESSQLAIRNNRSLNDLILDAQQTFEFSSEDELRRFIDQFILMFNNTRVWVLKGYTPVQLREFAEEKEKASSQSQPKDNVISFNSRKKIGRNDPCPCGSGKKFKHCCGK, from the coding sequence TTGAGTAAAAATCGAAGCATTATAGACCAGAAAGACTTTAAAAATATGCTGGCAGCCATTGAGGGTATGAAAGAGGACGCAGCAAAAAGAGAGGCGCTGCTTCTCTGGCGGAAAATTCATAGCCCAATCCGGCTCGATGAAGCATTGGCACGGTTGACGAAAGACGAACTGACAAATATTCGTCAGCAGTTGGACATCCAGAGGGCCAGCTCTTTGAGAAAAGCTGAGCTCATCGCTTTGTTGACAGACGCGATTCAGGGCAGGTTCGAATCTATCCTTGCGAGACTGGACATTGATGCTTACCGTATGATTGAAAAGGCAGCTCATCATGGCGGGGCTCTAGCGGCTGCGAACTTTGAAATCAGTCAGCTCAGGTTTCTTGGAACATACGGGGTTATGTTCACCGGTGAAGACGAAGGAGATAAATTGGTTGTGTTGCCATCCGAACTGGTTGCCCTTTTCCACGAGATTGACCATGCGCGTGTTAAAGACCGGGTCCAGAGAAATACTGAGTGGATTCATATGACACAAGGGCTCTTGTACTTTTATGGCACACTTTCCACCGCACAATTGATTGAAAAAGTAACACAGTATTCGAGCTATGATATGGATGAAATGGATTTTCTTAAAGTCATACATGATGCGAAATCATGCTATGAATACATCAAGTTTGATGAGAACGGTGTTTCGTATAGGGAGGTTAACGACCCGGAGCACATTGCCTACACTCACCGGACGCGTGAAGATGTACCATTTTATCCATTTACGAGGGAGGAATTGTTGAGAGCGGGGGTTCCAGGGTATGTCGACCGCAACAAAAGCTACCGGCAGTTCTTTGAATTTTTGACCGGGCACTATGATATTAACAACGATGAGGCAGATACTTTACTCGAATCTTCCCAGCTGGCGATTCGAAACAACCGGAGCCTCAACGATCTTATATTAGACGCTCAGCAAACATTTGAATTTAGTAGCGAAGACGAACTGCGAAGATTTATCGATCAATTTATTTTAATGTTTAATAACACAAGGGTATGGGTTTTAAAAGGCTATACACCCGTGCAGCTTCGAGAATTTGCTGAGGAAAAGGAGAAGGCATCTTCACAATCACAGCCAAAGGACAATGTCATTTCATTTAACTCCCGGAAAAAGATTGGGCGAAACGATCCCTGTCCATGCGGCAGCGGGAAAAAGTTCAAACATTGTTGTGGTAAGTAA
- the pdxS gene encoding pyridoxal 5'-phosphate synthase lyase subunit PdxS translates to MGNQKDFIEIPKGGVIMDVINAEQAKIAEAAGAVAVMALERVPSDIRAAGGVARMADPRIVEEVVQAVSIPVMAKVRIGHISEARVLEAMNVDYIDESEVLTPADEEFHLLKSDYNVPFVCGCRDLGEAARRIGEGASMLRTKGEPGTGNIVEAVRHLRKVNAQVRKVTRMNDDELMTEAKSLGASYELLKQIKAEGRLPVVNFAAGGVATPADAALMMELGADGVFVGSGIFKSETPELFAKAIVQATTHYQDYALIGKLSKDLGAAMKGIEISTLSTEERMQDRGW, encoded by the coding sequence ATGGGAAACCAAAAAGATTTTATCGAAATACCTAAAGGTGGCGTCATTATGGACGTCATTAATGCAGAGCAAGCGAAAATTGCAGAAGCAGCGGGTGCAGTTGCTGTCATGGCTTTAGAGCGGGTGCCATCTGACATTCGTGCAGCGGGTGGCGTGGCGCGAATGGCGGATCCGCGGATCGTGGAAGAAGTCGTGCAGGCGGTCAGCATCCCGGTGATGGCAAAAGTGCGCATTGGCCATATTTCGGAAGCGCGGGTGCTCGAGGCTATGAACGTTGATTATATTGACGAGAGTGAAGTGCTGACGCCGGCAGATGAGGAGTTCCACCTTCTGAAAAGTGATTATAATGTGCCGTTCGTTTGCGGCTGTCGTGATCTGGGAGAAGCTGCCCGTCGGATCGGAGAAGGGGCATCAATGCTGCGGACAAAGGGTGAACCTGGGACTGGAAACATCGTGGAAGCAGTGCGTCATTTGCGAAAAGTGAATGCACAAGTGCGGAAAGTGACGCGCATGAATGATGATGAGTTGATGACCGAAGCCAAAAGCCTCGGCGCGTCTTATGAGTTGCTCAAACAGATTAAAGCGGAAGGGAGACTTCCGGTCGTGAACTTTGCGGCAGGCGGTGTTGCAACGCCGGCTGATGCGGCTTTAATGATGGAACTCGGCGCAGACGGTGTATTTGTCGGTTCCGGTATTTTCAAATCTGAAACACCAGAATTGTTCGCCAAAGCGATCGTCCAAGCGACAACACATTACCAAGATTACGCACTCATCGGCAAACTCTCAAAAGACCTCGGAGCAGCCATGAAAGGCATAGAAATATCCACACTCAGCACCGAAGAAAGAATGCAAGACCGCGGCTGGTAG
- a CDS encoding MFS transporter, whose amino-acid sequence MVSANVRFWILIGIVGISGFSQGMLMPTIAIIFEHAGISSSVNGIHATALYIGILVASPFMEKPMMKMGYKPFIVLGGVLVFVSLFSFTLWDSLIFWFVLRLLIGIGDQMLHFGSQTWITTTVSEKTRGRSVALYGLSFGLGFAMGPLLTRLVEVNEALPFMLSAALSMTMWLLIFLVRNERPDIEEDSFKTVGSTRRIAKTLKIAWVAMLPGFTYGILEATLHGIFPVYGLRIGHDVGALSLIIPLFALGSVVTQLPLGALSDRLGRRKVLIAVFFTGIICFTLAGVLESSVVALFILFAVSGMAVGSTFSLGIAYMTDLLPRALLPAGNILVGVCFSLGSIIGPFLGGLFIETFPHVSLFYLIVGMLTAVLIVLLMNREKAIP is encoded by the coding sequence TTGGTCTCTGCAAATGTAAGGTTTTGGATTTTAATCGGCATTGTTGGCATATCGGGATTTTCCCAAGGGATGCTGATGCCGACGATTGCAATTATTTTTGAACATGCGGGTATCAGTTCCTCGGTGAACGGCATCCATGCGACCGCATTATATATTGGCATCCTCGTGGCATCGCCCTTTATGGAAAAGCCGATGATGAAAATGGGGTACAAGCCGTTTATCGTGCTCGGAGGCGTCTTGGTCTTTGTGTCGCTGTTTTCGTTTACGCTATGGGATTCGCTGATTTTTTGGTTTGTGCTGCGTCTGTTGATTGGCATCGGGGATCAAATGCTGCACTTCGGGTCACAGACTTGGATTACGACAACCGTTTCGGAAAAAACACGCGGCAGAAGTGTCGCATTGTACGGGCTGTCGTTCGGACTCGGGTTTGCAATGGGGCCTCTGTTGACAAGGCTTGTCGAAGTTAATGAAGCATTGCCATTTATGCTTTCTGCTGCCCTCAGCATGACCATGTGGTTGTTAATTTTCCTAGTGCGCAATGAGCGGCCGGATATAGAGGAAGACAGCTTCAAGACAGTTGGCTCTACCAGAAGAATCGCTAAAACGCTGAAAATTGCCTGGGTGGCGATGCTGCCGGGATTTACATACGGTATTCTCGAAGCAACGCTGCATGGTATTTTTCCGGTGTACGGACTGCGGATCGGGCATGACGTCGGGGCGCTATCCCTGATTATCCCGCTGTTTGCGCTCGGAAGTGTGGTCACGCAATTGCCGTTGGGCGCCTTGAGTGACCGACTGGGGCGCCGGAAAGTACTGATTGCTGTCTTTTTCACCGGCATTATCTGCTTCACGCTGGCAGGGGTCCTGGAATCCTCAGTTGTCGCGCTGTTTATCTTATTTGCCGTGTCAGGTATGGCGGTGGGGTCCACGTTTTCACTCGGCATTGCTTACATGACAGACCTGCTGCCAAGAGCCTTGCTCCCAGCCGGCAACATCCTGGTGGGCGTCTGCTTCAGCCTCGGCAGCATCATCGGGCCATTTCTCGGAGGACTGTTCATCGAAACATTCCCCCATGTCTCCCTGTTCTACCTAATCGTTGGCATGCTCACCGCCGTCCTCATCGTCCTGCTCATGAACCGGGAAAAAGCAATACCCTAG
- a CDS encoding ABC transporter permease gives MMKIWSIMKRVVQQFVNDKRSLALLVVAPLFVLTLLWVVLDIEKYEPTILLTDVPDQLTDALKKEDATLETMSIDKAETALKANEADAHIRLTDGELQITMEGSNPTATKRVQQVLSQGMQTLNPKATDTEVNFLHGSDDLKAFDNSGPALVGLFVFFFVFLLSGVTFLRERTQNTLERLLATPLKRWEIVLGYLGGFGIFIVIQSVLIVLYAVYALGMYMEGSIISVLVITILLALVAQSLGTLLSAFAKNEFQMIQFIPIVIVPQVFFSGIFSTEQVDWIHVISKVMPLTYGSDALKAIMLRGQGMGDSLLEIGVLIGFFVVFLTLNITALKKHRRI, from the coding sequence ATGATGAAAATATGGTCAATTATGAAACGGGTTGTTCAGCAATTTGTAAATGATAAGCGGTCGCTGGCATTGCTCGTCGTAGCGCCACTCTTTGTTCTGACCTTGCTCTGGGTGGTTCTGGACATTGAAAAATATGAACCTACCATTCTGCTGACCGATGTGCCCGATCAACTAACTGATGCTTTAAAAAAAGAAGATGCAACGCTCGAAACGATGAGCATCGATAAGGCAGAGACAGCACTGAAAGCCAATGAAGCGGATGCGCATATCCGGCTGACGGACGGTGAGCTTCAGATTACAATGGAAGGGAGCAATCCAACCGCCACAAAACGGGTTCAGCAGGTACTCAGCCAGGGGATGCAAACCCTCAACCCCAAGGCGACGGACACCGAGGTCAACTTTCTGCACGGATCAGATGATCTGAAAGCATTTGATAACAGCGGACCAGCACTTGTCGGGCTGTTTGTATTCTTTTTTGTATTCTTGCTGAGCGGCGTGACGTTTTTGCGGGAACGAACCCAGAACACACTTGAGCGACTACTTGCAACCCCTTTGAAAAGATGGGAAATCGTACTTGGGTATCTCGGCGGTTTCGGCATTTTCATCGTCATTCAGTCGGTCCTCATTGTCCTGTATGCCGTTTACGCGCTCGGCATGTACATGGAAGGGTCGATCATCAGCGTGCTTGTCATCACCATTCTGCTCGCACTCGTGGCACAGAGTCTCGGCACATTGCTGTCGGCGTTTGCCAAAAATGAATTCCAGATGATTCAGTTCATCCCGATCGTCATCGTGCCGCAAGTGTTTTTCTCGGGTATCTTTTCAACAGAGCAGGTGGACTGGATTCACGTGATTTCCAAAGTCATGCCGCTCACTTACGGAAGTGACGCCCTAAAAGCGATCATGCTGCGCGGGCAGGGGATGGGCGACTCGCTGCTGGAGATCGGTGTCTTGATCGGATTCTTCGTCGTTTTTCTGACGCTGAACATCACCGCATTAAAAAAACACCGTAGAATTTAA
- a CDS encoding 3D domain-containing protein: MKKFAAFFAAILFTFCATAIGVSAQEDEVKIGDNFNAFLNINDITDDELVHIQGLKHTSINSKQPLKFFETEQADHVEVNAPKGKTIPVTATAYTASCDGCSGTTYTGVDLIANPDAKVIAVDPDVIPLGSKVYVEGYGYATAEDIGSAIQGDRVDLFIPSEKQAFKWGRQSVDVTILD, translated from the coding sequence ATGAAGAAATTCGCTGCATTTTTTGCTGCAATATTATTTACCTTTTGTGCAACCGCAATAGGTGTTTCGGCTCAAGAAGATGAGGTAAAAATAGGAGATAACTTTAACGCATTCTTAAATATTAACGATATCACAGACGATGAACTGGTTCATATACAAGGACTGAAACATACGAGCATCAACTCAAAACAACCATTGAAATTTTTTGAAACAGAACAAGCCGATCACGTAGAAGTCAACGCCCCGAAAGGTAAAACGATCCCTGTTACGGCAACGGCTTACACCGCTTCATGTGACGGCTGTTCAGGCACCACTTATACAGGGGTTGATCTGATTGCCAATCCGGACGCCAAAGTGATTGCTGTTGACCCAGATGTCATTCCACTTGGGTCAAAAGTATATGTAGAAGGCTATGGCTACGCAACCGCCGAGGATATTGGCAGTGCTATCCAGGGCGACAGGGTCGATCTGTTTATCCCGTCTGAAAAACAAGCATTTAAATGGGGCAGGCAATCTGTCGATGTTACCATTCTTGATTAA
- a CDS encoding TIGR04104 family putative zinc finger protein: MPTCEVCERKWTWKQTVKKTSTLDHEMSCPYCGEKQYQTQRSKLKVSFLTAIVLSPLLIQLFFDVPGVILLSLFPVLAAIAFLLHPFLVDLSSDERYFDFYKS; encoded by the coding sequence ATGCCAACTTGCGAAGTGTGTGAACGAAAATGGACTTGGAAGCAAACCGTTAAAAAGACATCAACTTTAGATCATGAGATGAGTTGCCCATATTGTGGGGAGAAGCAGTATCAGACACAAAGGTCCAAACTGAAAGTCAGCTTTCTGACGGCTATCGTTTTATCGCCGCTCTTGATTCAATTGTTCTTTGATGTGCCGGGAGTTATCCTGCTCAGTCTATTTCCAGTTCTGGCTGCTATTGCTTTTCTTTTGCATCCGTTTTTGGTGGATTTAAGCAGTGATGAGAGATATTTTGATTTTTATAAGAGCTAG
- a CDS encoding nuclease-related domain-containing protein: MFAVAFVVFFLLTFGLLMLVFYLKFSASDYQEASGNPFLKTILDKGNYGEYLTFVALEKLKFPHKLLTNIYIEKEDGKTTEVDLVMLSEWGVYVIESKNYSGWIFGNEKNRNWTQSLPNRRKYRFYNPIRQNQGHIRAIKHALGTKIDDIFTSYIIFSKRCQLKKITVTSPHVKVLNRQHLARVIKRDIKRSEKILSQKEVDQFYRILKEGANADDAVKSAHIAALRAR; encoded by the coding sequence ATGTTTGCTGTTGCGTTTGTGGTGTTTTTCTTATTAACGTTTGGCTTGCTTATGTTGGTTTTTTATTTGAAATTCTCTGCTTCTGATTATCAGGAAGCGAGTGGCAATCCTTTTCTAAAGACCATCCTGGACAAGGGGAATTATGGGGAATACTTGACGTTTGTCGCTCTCGAGAAACTGAAATTCCCGCACAAGCTGTTAACCAATATATATATAGAAAAAGAGGATGGTAAGACGACGGAAGTGGATTTGGTTATGCTTTCTGAGTGGGGCGTTTATGTTATTGAATCGAAAAATTACAGTGGCTGGATTTTCGGAAATGAAAAGAACCGGAACTGGACGCAGAGCCTGCCTAACCGGAGAAAATATCGCTTTTACAACCCGATCCGGCAAAATCAAGGCCATATTCGTGCTATTAAACATGCCCTTGGCACCAAAATCGATGACATTTTTACATCGTACATTATTTTCAGCAAGCGATGTCAGCTGAAAAAAATCACTGTTACCTCCCCGCATGTGAAAGTACTCAACAGACAGCATCTGGCACGTGTGATCAAACGCGACATCAAACGGAGCGAAAAGATATTATCACAAAAGGAAGTCGATCAATTTTATAGAATCTTAAAGGAAGGTGCGAATGCTGATGATGCGGTAAAGTCAGCACATATTGCGGCACTTCGGGCAAGATGA
- a CDS encoding DUF4188 domain-containing protein: protein MGKRIFSGRYTTENQDDLVIFIFGMRVNKWFAVHKWLPVFSAMPPMMKELRENRDKLGFLSMETYFGLRTTVMIQYWRSLEDLLSYARNDKHLIAWRDFNRKVGNNPAVGIFHESYQVKKEHYESVYGNMPLHGLSKALPQIPITNTSNGARKRLKTTP from the coding sequence ATGGGGAAGCGAATTTTCAGTGGGCGTTATACAACTGAAAATCAAGACGATCTTGTCATTTTCATCTTTGGCATGCGTGTTAACAAATGGTTTGCTGTTCATAAATGGCTGCCGGTCTTTTCAGCAATGCCGCCTATGATGAAAGAACTGAGAGAGAATCGGGATAAGCTTGGGTTTTTGTCTATGGAAACTTATTTTGGACTGCGGACGACAGTCATGATTCAGTATTGGCGCTCTTTAGAGGATCTTTTGTCATATGCAAGAAACGATAAGCATTTGATCGCATGGCGGGACTTTAATCGAAAAGTCGGAAATAACCCCGCAGTCGGTATCTTCCACGAAAGCTATCAGGTTAAGAAAGAACATTACGAATCTGTTTATGGAAATATGCCGCTGCACGGATTGAGCAAAGCACTGCCGCAAATACCGATTACAAATACATCAAACGGTGCAAGAAAGCGGTTAAAAACGACTCCCTAA
- a CDS encoding RNA-guided endonuclease InsQ/TnpB family protein has product MPTISLKVELLKPTIEKQNVYQTMTQTNTDFANWLLTYDDLNKATSKVFKLFSSNKQLPSAVVNQTIRDVKSQKRHQKAKKYKRLWCAFNNQNAKIEYDSLYKISFPTLEKRIGVPLVVRPFQQKWLDKVLNGEAKQGTVDLFKKRGRWFVTIAISYDVEKTTNEKVLGIDLGLKNIATCSVGTKSLFFKGNQIAFKRRRFSSRRRKLGKLKKLQAIKKSKDKESLWMREMNHTISRRIIRFARSNGVGLIRMEDLTGIRMAKSKKEAGRNLNNWSFHQLQTFIQYKAEMAGITVEYVVPNYTSQTCKCGNCDKQNRNGLMFKCKKCSYKNHADLNASINIAKALSGISKHKQVI; this is encoded by the coding sequence GTGCCAACAATTTCTCTGAAAGTAGAATTGCTAAAGCCGACAATAGAAAAACAAAATGTGTATCAAACAATGACACAAACAAACACGGATTTCGCTAATTGGCTTTTAACTTATGACGATCTAAACAAAGCGACATCCAAAGTTTTCAAGCTGTTCTCATCCAACAAACAACTGCCCTCAGCAGTTGTTAATCAAACGATTCGGGATGTAAAAAGTCAAAAGAGACACCAAAAAGCGAAAAAATATAAACGACTTTGGTGTGCTTTCAATAACCAAAACGCCAAAATAGAATATGACAGCCTTTATAAAATCAGCTTCCCGACACTTGAAAAACGCATCGGCGTGCCTTTGGTCGTCCGACCGTTTCAGCAAAAATGGCTCGATAAGGTTTTAAACGGTGAAGCCAAACAAGGTACGGTTGACCTTTTTAAAAAGAGAGGCCGCTGGTTTGTGACAATTGCCATTTCCTATGACGTAGAAAAAACGACCAATGAGAAGGTATTGGGTATTGACCTTGGGTTGAAAAACATCGCCACATGCAGTGTCGGCACGAAAAGTTTATTTTTTAAAGGCAATCAAATAGCCTTCAAAAGAAGAAGATTTTCTTCAAGAAGACGCAAGCTGGGCAAGCTGAAAAAACTTCAAGCTATCAAAAAATCAAAAGATAAAGAGTCCCTTTGGATGAGAGAAATGAATCATACCATATCCCGTCGAATCATACGGTTTGCCAGGTCCAACGGTGTTGGACTGATCAGAATGGAAGATTTGACAGGTATTCGCATGGCTAAATCAAAAAAAGAAGCAGGCAGAAACCTAAACAATTGGAGTTTCCATCAGCTTCAGACATTCATTCAGTATAAAGCAGAAATGGCAGGCATCACGGTTGAATATGTCGTGCCAAATTATACATCGCAAACATGTAAATGTGGAAATTGTGACAAGCAAAACCGCAATGGTTTGATGTTCAAATGTAAAAAGTGCAGCTATAAAAACCACGCGGATTTAAATGCAAGCATCAATATCGCAAAAGCCCTGTCAGGCATCTCCAAACATAAACAAGTTATATAA
- a CDS encoding DoxX family protein: MKLFFRGLYSAILFGAGVLHFVREPVFRRIVPKALPFRRGIVLITGVFELMFSVLLWVKKGQQITSKLLALFMVAVFPANVYMAVKKIAVRPGDNANPWLLWLRLPLQIPLIAGALTLGRRDHSETAKS; the protein is encoded by the coding sequence ATGAAGTTGTTTTTTCGTGGGTTGTATTCGGCGATCTTGTTTGGCGCCGGGGTTTTGCATTTTGTGCGGGAGCCTGTCTTTCGGAGGATTGTTCCAAAAGCACTGCCTTTTCGGCGGGGCATCGTATTGATTACTGGTGTTTTTGAATTGATGTTCTCAGTTTTGCTTTGGGTGAAAAAGGGTCAGCAGATTACGAGTAAACTTCTGGCGTTATTTATGGTGGCCGTGTTCCCGGCAAATGTATATATGGCTGTGAAAAAAATCGCTGTTCGCCCTGGTGATAATGCGAATCCGTGGCTATTATGGCTGCGGTTGCCGTTACAAATTCCATTGATCGCAGGCGCTCTGACCCTTGGGAGAAGAGATCACAGCGAAACAGCGAAAAGTTGA